A genomic window from Pseudomonadota bacterium includes:
- a CDS encoding tetratricopeptide repeat protein: protein MKLRRRFLGTVLVSALVDVGAAVQPWNALTAAAESKSARISMEPAASAVSRAVAALLRLARSQGEAGHGEQAAATLERALRIEPRNPWLWHRLAVLRLQQGYSDRAAELAKKSNLLARDHRRLLTGNLEVIQAARARISRSNEE from the coding sequence ATGAAGCTTCGGCGTCGATTTCTGGGGACCGTTTTGGTGTCGGCCTTGGTTGATGTTGGCGCGGCGGTCCAGCCCTGGAATGCGTTAACCGCCGCCGCTGAGAGCAAGAGCGCCCGGATCTCCATGGAGCCGGCCGCCTCCGCGGTGAGCCGAGCGGTCGCGGCCTTACTGCGCTTGGCCCGGTCGCAAGGCGAGGCCGGCCATGGTGAGCAAGCGGCAGCCACGCTCGAACGGGCGCTTCGGATCGAACCCCGTAATCCATGGCTCTGGCACCGGCTCGCGGTATTGAGGCTGCAACAAGGTTACTCGGACCGGGCGGCCGAGCTGGCGAAAAAATCCAACCTGCTCGCGCGCGATCACCGCCGGCTCCTCACGGGTAACCTAGAGGTGATCCAAGCGGCGCGCGCACGCATCTCGCGGTCTAACGAGGAATAA